Within Paenibacillus sabinae T27, the genomic segment GGCTCCGGATTTCACTCCCGGGACTTGATTCGGCCCGGATAGGACTGTTTCTGTTCCGGCGGCGTACGACCGGACATCCTCTTTCATGATTCGGCCGTCCTTGTGAATGTCGGCGGGATTTATGCCAAGCGCCGCCGCTTCTTTCGCCGCGGCCGGAGAAATCCGGACCTTGGGCGAACCGTGCTTGCCGCTATCGGCATACCGCCGCACGTCGCCGTCCGTTATCCGGCCCTTCGGCCCCGTGCCTTTCACCGAAGCCAACTCGACGTCCAGCTCCTTCGCCGTTCGCCGGGCCAGCGGCGAGGCCTTGATCCGCCCGCCGTGTGCAGCCGGTTCGTCCTGGGCGGCTTCTTCCTCCGTAGCTTCGGCTTCCGCCCCAGAACTGCCAAGGCCAGCTGCCCCGGACCCGGGAGACGCCGCTTCTCCTTCCGGCGGATTTCCGGAAGCCCCTTCCGGAAGCAGCGCGGATATATCCTCATCCGCGTCCGCTATAATCGCCAGTGGATGAAACACCTCCACCGTCCCTTCCTCAACCAGAATCGCCCTCAGCACGCCGCCGGTTTTGGCTTCGATTTCATTGGATATTTTATCAGTCTCCACATCGAACAGAATGTCCCCCTGCTCCACGCGGTCTCCCTTGGCCTTCCGCCAATTGGAGACGGTTCCTTCCGTCATTGTCAGGCCCAGCTTGGGCAGTACGACCAGTTCAGCCATGACGCACCTCCATGATTTAGAGCATCTCTTTAACGCCCTTGATGATATCCTCTGCGCTCGGCAGCACCAGCGACTCCAGCACCTGAGAGTAAGGGACCGGCGCATCCAGCGCGCCAATCCGCACAACGGGGGCGTCCAGCTCGTCAAAACACTGCTCCGAAATCAGCGCCGACAGCTCGCCGCCGTAGCCGCCCCGTTTTACTTCCTCCGTAACGACCAGCGCCCGGTGCGTCTTGCCGACGGACCCGAAGATCGTCTCTTTATCCAGCGGATAGAGCGACCGGAGGTCTATCACCTCGGCCTCGATGCCGTCTTTGGCGAGCGCGGCCGCCGCCTTCAGCGCGTCATGCACCTGCTTGCCGTAGGTGATGATCGAGACATCTGAGCCTTCCCGCGCAATTCGGGCGGAACCGAAAGGAATCGGTTCAACCTTGTCCGGCAGTTCGCTTTTTTGCGAATACAGCACCTTGCTCTCGATATAGACCACCGGGTTATCGTCGTCGATCGCGGTCAGCATAAGACCCCACGCATCCTGCGCATTGGACGGATATACCACTTTAAGTCCGGGCACATGCGTGACCCACGCTTCCAGCGAACCGGAGTGCTGCGCTCCGGCGCTGATGCCGCCGCCTGCGGGGAGCCGCAGCACGAGCGGCACGGAGATTTTGCCGCCGAACATGTAGCGCATCTTGGCCGCCTGATTGACCAGCCCATCCATGCCGAAGGTGAGAAAATCAATGAACATCAGCTCCGCCACCGGTCTCAGACCCGTCGCCGCCGC encodes:
- a CDS encoding alpha-ketoacid dehydrogenase subunit beta, with translation MRKITYGEGIREALREKMLENKNVVLLGEDVGPYGGTFGVTKGLWEQFGEERVRDTPISEGVIVGASVGAAATGLRPVAELMFIDFLTFGMDGLVNQAAKMRYMFGGKISVPLVLRLPAGGGISAGAQHSGSLEAWVTHVPGLKVVYPSNAQDAWGLMLTAIDDDNPVVYIESKVLYSQKSELPDKVEPIPFGSARIAREGSDVSIITYGKQVHDALKAAAALAKDGIEAEVIDLRSLYPLDKETIFGSVGKTHRALVVTEEVKRGGYGGELSALISEQCFDELDAPVVRIGALDAPVPYSQVLESLVLPSAEDIIKGVKEML